The genomic region CGCTACAACGACTATGCGCACCTCGCCCGCATCAAGGAGTGGGCGGGCGATGTGGAGGAGGCCTGGACACCGTGAGCGCCACCGAGCCCCTCAACGAGGACTACCGCCGCACGGTCGAGAACCAGCGTCTCGCCGCCGACCCGAGGTACTCCGCTTGGGTCGGCGCCTCGGCGGGCAGCGGCAAGACCCGGGTCCTGAGCGACCGGGTGCTGCGTCTCCTGCTGGCCGAGGGCGACCCGACCCGCATCCTCTGCCTCACCTTCACCAAGGCCGCCGCGGCGGAGATGGAGCGGCGCATCGCCGAGCGGCTCGCCGAGTGGACGGCGCTCAGCGACGCCGCGCTCGATAAGCAGCTGAAAGAGCTCCTGGGCGAGGACGATCCGAGCGAAGAGCGGCGCTCCGCGGCGCGCAGCCTCTTCGCCAAGATGCTGGACGCGCCGGGCGGCCTCAAGATCCAGACGATCCACTCCTTCTGCCAATCGGTGCTGGCGCGCTTTCCCCTGGAGGCGGGCGTGACGCCGAACTTCGAGACGCTGGACGAGAACAGCGCGCTGGAGAAACTGCGCGAGGCGCGCGAGGACGTACTGGCGAACGTGGCCTCTCAGCGCGCGCTGGCCGAGGCGCTGCCCGATCTGGTGAGTTACATCGGCGATGCCGATTTCGCCAAGCTGGTCAATCAGCTTATCGCCGCGCACGGCCGCCTGCGCAGCGGCGTGGAGCGCCTGGGTACGCTCGATTTCGCCGAGGAGGCGCTCTATCAGCGCCTGGACCTGCCGCCGAAGGTCCGCCCGGAGTCGATCGCCGCCCGCGCGCGGGAAATGGGCGAGGCGCGCGAAGGCGACCTGCTCATGGCCGCCGGGGTGCTGGCGGAGAGCAACGACACGGACAAGGCGAACGCGGCCCTGATCCGCGCCGGTCTCGCCAAGGCGGCCTGGGCGCTGGACGACTTCCTCACCTATTCCAACGGCTTCCTGACGGCCAAGGGCGAACGCCAGAAGCGCTCCCCCTCGGCGCAGATCAAGAGGGACCGTCCGGAGATCGAAGAGATCCTGGGGGCCGAAGCCGAACGCCTCATCGCCGAACGCCAGCGCTACTTCGCGGCCCTGGAGGCGCGGCTTTCCATCGGCCTGCTGCGCATGGCCTATCACACGCTGGACGCTTACGAGCGGCTGAAGGCGGCGGCGGCCGCGCTCGACTTCGACGACCAGATCGCCAAGGCGCAGAAGCTGCTGTCGTCGCCGGGCCTGCCGTCCTGGGTGCTCTACAAGCTGGATGGCGGCCTCGACCATCTGCTGGTCGACGAGGCGCAGGACACCAGCCCGGAGCAGTGGGACATCATCGGCGCGCTGGTGACCGAGTTCTTCGAAGGCGAGTCCGCCGCCGAGGAGCGGCGCAGCCCCGAGCTGCCCAAGCGCAGCCTCTTTACCGTGGGCGATCCCAAGCAGTCGATCTATGGCTTTCAGGGCGCGCGCCCCGACCTCTTCGCCAAGAAGCGCGAGCAGTACAAGAAGCTGGCCGACGCCGCCGGGGTGGACCTGATCCGGGTGCCGCTCAACATGTCCTTCCGCTCGACGCGCGCCGTGCTGCAGGCCGTCGATGCGGTCTTCGCCCCGCCGGAAAAGCACAAGGGCGTGGTCTTCGACGAGGACTGGCAGGAGCATGCGGCCTTCCGCAAGGGCGACGCCGGCAGCGTGGACCTCTGGCAGACCATCGACCCGGAGGAGGAGAAGGAACAGCACAACCTTTGGGAGCCCGCCAGGCAGCAGTTCGAGGCCGAGAAGCCCCGCCGGACCCTGGCCGCGGTCCTGGCCGAGCGCATCTGGCGCATGACCTCGGACCCGGCGGGCGCGCAGGACCCGGAATCCCAGCTTCGCTCGCAGGAGCGCCGCCTCAGGCCCGGCGACATCATGGTGCTGGTCCGCCGCCGCAACGCCTTCGTGACGGAACTGGTGCGCGAGCTGAAGGCGCTCGAGGTGCCGGTG from Limibacillus sp. harbors:
- the addA gene encoding double-strand break repair helicase AddA is translated as MSATEPLNEDYRRTVENQRLAADPRYSAWVGASAGSGKTRVLSDRVLRLLLAEGDPTRILCLTFTKAAAAEMERRIAERLAEWTALSDAALDKQLKELLGEDDPSEERRSAARSLFAKMLDAPGGLKIQTIHSFCQSVLARFPLEAGVTPNFETLDENSALEKLREAREDVLANVASQRALAEALPDLVSYIGDADFAKLVNQLIAAHGRLRSGVERLGTLDFAEEALYQRLDLPPKVRPESIAARAREMGEAREGDLLMAAGVLAESNDTDKANAALIRAGLAKAAWALDDFLTYSNGFLTAKGERQKRSPSAQIKRDRPEIEEILGAEAERLIAERQRYFAALEARLSIGLLRMAYHTLDAYERLKAAAAALDFDDQIAKAQKLLSSPGLPSWVLYKLDGGLDHLLVDEAQDTSPEQWDIIGALVTEFFEGESAAEERRSPELPKRSLFTVGDPKQSIYGFQGARPDLFAKKREQYKKLADAAGVDLIRVPLNMSFRSTRAVLQAVDAVFAPPEKHKGVVFDEDWQEHAAFRKGDAGSVDLWQTIDPEEEKEQHNLWEPARQQFEAEKPRRTLAAVLAERIWRMTSDPAGAQDPESQLRSQERRLRPGDIMVLVRRRNAFVTELVRELKALEVPVTGVDRMKLMDQLAIMDLVALGQVLLLPEDDLTLAAVLKSPLIGLEEDELFELAYDRKGASLWERLRRKSASKPSFAAAWRFLEAEHNREGFESAYQFYGRILGAEGGRQRMLARLGPEAEDPLDEFLSLAQEHARLHPPSLQGFLHWLAQDDRQVKRDLEQGANAVRIMTAHAAKGLQAPMVILPDTLGAKRTAREMLWTEDPEEGGQGGPALPLFPLAKGERSALAGETARAMEEREAEERRRLLYVAMTRAEDRLIVCGWRGERDDLEEAWYSHVQQGFERLAESGATIEEIEVEAPRQGVTLSARRLSCPQSEPVKKKEKAAAGAALDPLPDWARSGEAPVEPTPTKPLQPSRPSAPEPASLSPLGEEQAWRFKRGNLVHRLLQTLPDLPEADWAAAAARFLGQRVHGLSAAQAADLTTETLGVLRAPELAGLFGPGSRAEAPVGGVIGTRSVSGQVDRLLVTPEEIKIIDYKTNRPAPETEAEVPEVYLSQMASYRALLRAIYPDRPVTCYLLWTEAPRLMQISERTLDAHSP